One Anguilla rostrata isolate EN2019 chromosome 15, ASM1855537v3, whole genome shotgun sequence genomic window carries:
- the uggt2 gene encoding UDP-glucose:glycoprotein glucosyltransferase 1 isoform X3, whose amino-acid sequence MDHRYPGGNVTELPVAILYAEIGTKKFNTFHKLLSEKAREQKLVYVLRHFVQEEKVGKMRLSGYGVELAIKSTEYKAVDDTQVKDSKAAPNAEEDENDEVQGFLFWKLKKSYPELQKQLGEFQKHLLESSNDMAPLKVWELQDLSFQAAARIMSATKFDALKLLRDISQNFPSQARSLTRVAVNQEMRREIEGNQKVLTETLGIQPGDASLFINGLHVDLDVHNPFSILDMIRGEARVLEGLFSLGLKGEAQSRLLRLPVHPQEDGYALDIRHPAVTWINDMETDPAYRGWPSSLQELLRATFPGVIRQIRRNLFNLVLFIDPAHEDTAELVRLAELFYSHKVPLRIGFVFVVSSDDKADGYVDAGVALFRVLSYIADEYDFSQAFLSMVSIYSRVEAGETLSVETVAAYLKKKFPNANAAKILGPESLYDDRRKAGSVFYRKSGLGPLPLALFNGVPLSSEEMDPDELETILLQRIMDATNFFQRAVVMGQLSDEADVVDFLMDQPNVVPRINPLILSTERRYLDFTASPVVNEWDDSSMFSYLDSKDKTAVLSANMKYLTKTDEEVVYGETIWIIVDLAVPAGRRLLANAVKHMKSSPNARVGVIANPASKLTEESTVIGRAIWASLLTQKAKDTFNFVQKLVKEETIQLVQQGTKIKDLLPQGMDQDSFEKKLNTMELGFLHSQQLFCRDVLKLKPGQRAVVSNGRILGPFDEEEEFGLEDFHLLEKITLGTSAQKIKAQVKQTGAKGRQASDLVMKVDALLTAAPKGEPRRDVKFAKDKFSVLHLSPREEEVFYDVVAVVDPLTREAQKMSALLIVLSRVINMNLRLFMNCRAKHSETPLKSFYRFVLESDVAFLANNTLSAGPMAHFADMPESPLLTLNMITPENWMVEAVRSSYDLDNIHLQEVSGSVTAEYELEYLLLEGHCFDLSTGQPPRGLQFILGTRNDPLVQDTIVMANLGYFQLKANPGAWVLKLREGRSEEIYQILAHDGTDSSAEAGDVIVVLSSFLSKIIKVRVQKKADKLSEDLLSDGTESKGLWESITSLTGGRSEDGQKKDVLNIFSLASGHLYERFLRIMMLSVLKHTKTPVKFWFLKNYLSPSFKESIPRMAESYGFRYELVQYKWPRWLHPQTEKQRTIWGYKILFLDVLFPLAVDKIIFVDADQIVRADLTELRDLDLEGAPYGYTPFCDSRKEMDGYRFWKSGYWASHLGNRKYHISALYVVDLKKFRKIAAGDRLRGQYQALSQDPNSLSNLDQDLPNNMIHQVAIKSLPQEWLWCETWCDDTSKAKAKTIDLCNNPRTKEPKLTAAVRIVPEWAEYDRAVKRLLKSVQDAAEAKGHPSSAPHKEGLRRDEL is encoded by the exons ATGGACCACCGGTACCCGGGAGGTAACGTGACTGAACTACCCGTGGCCATTCTCTACGCCGAAATCGGCACCAAAAAGTTCAAcaccttccacaagcttctgtCTGAGAAGGCTAGAGAGCAAAAGCTAGTCTACGTCCTGCGCCACTTTGTACAG GAAGAGAAGGTGGGAAAGATGCGGCTATCTGGATATGGGGTTGAACTGGCCATCAAAAGCACCGAGTACAAAGCAGTGGATGATACACAAGTGAAAG ATTCAAAAGCTGCGCCAAATGCTGAGGAAGATGAAAATGATGAAGTTCAGGGCTTTCTGTTCTGGAAATTAAA GAAGTCATACCCTGAGTTACAGAAGCAGCTGGGAGAGTTTCAGAAACACCTGCTGGAGAGCAGCAATGACATGGCGCCTCTCAAAGTGTGGGAGCTGCAAG aTCTGAGTTTCCAGGCAGCTGCCAGAATCATGTCTGCAACCAAGTTTGACGCCCTGAAGCTACTGAGGGACATCAGCCAGAACTTCCCCTCTCAGGCCAG ATCCCTGACCAGAGTGGCCGTAAACCAGGAGATGAGGAGAGAAATCGAGGGAAATCAAAAG GTTCTGACCGAAACATTGGGGATTCAGCCAGGGGACGCGAGCCTGTTTATCAACGGCCTCCACGTGGATCTGGATGTTCACAACCCCTtcag CATTTTGGACATGATCCGAGGGGAGGCCCGGGTCCTGGAGGGCCTGTTCAGCCTGGGCCTGAAGGGCGAGGCGCAGAGCCGGCTGCTCAGGCTGCCCGTGCATCCCCAGGAGGACGGCTACGCCCTGGACATCCGCCACCCCGCCGTGACT TGGATCAACGACATGGAGACGGACCCCGCCTACCGCGGCTGGCCCTCCAGCCTGCAGGAGCTGCTCCGCGCCACCTTCCCTGGCGTCATCCGCCAGATACGCCGTAACCTCTTCAACCTG GTGCTGTTCATCGACCCGGCGCACGAGGACACGGCGGAGCTGGTGAGGCTGGCCGAGCTCTTCTACTCACACAAGGTTCCCCTCAG GATCGGGTTTGTTTTTGTCGTCAGCTCTGATGACAAAGCCGACGGTTATGTGGATGCAGGAGTGGCTTTGTTCAGAGTGCTGAGCTACATCGCTGACGAGTACGACTTCTCCCAGGCCTTCCTGTCCATGGTGTCT ATATACAGCCGAGTGGAGGCGGGAGAGACTCTGTCTGTCGAGACGGTGGCTGCCTACCTGAAGAAGAAGTTCCCAAATGCCAACGCCGCCAAGATCCTCGGGCCGGAGTCTCTGTATGACGACAGAAGAAAG GCTGGAAGCGTGTTCTACAGGAAGAGTGGGCTGGGCCCCCTTCCCCTGGCCCTCTTTAATGGGGTCCCCCTGAGCAGCGAGGAGATGGACCCCGATGAGCTGGAGACCATCCTGCTGCAGCGCATCATGGACGCCACCAACTTCTTCCAGAGAGCCGTTGTCATG GGTCAGCTGAGCGATGAGGCGGACGTGGTGGACTTCCTGATGGATCAGCCCAACGTGGTGCCTCGCATAAACCCCCTCATCCTGAGCACGGAGCGGAGGTACCTGGACTTCACCGCCTCTCCAG TTGTGAACGAGTGGGATGACTCAAGTATGTTCTCCTATCTGGATTCCAAGGACAAGACTGCCGTCCTCTCTGCCAACATGAAATATCTGACCAAAACTG ATGAGGAGGTGGTTTATGGAGAAACCATCTGGATTATTGTGGATTTGGCGGTGCCAGCAGGGAGGAGGCTGTTGGCTAACGCTGTGAAGCATATG AAGTCCAGCCCGAACGCGCGCGTGGGAGTGATCGCCAACCCCGCTTCCAAGCTGACGGAGGAGAGCACCGTGATTGGCCGTGCCATCTGGGCGTCGCTCCTGACCCAGAAGGCCAAGGACACGTTTAATTTTGTCCAGAAGCTAGTGAAAGAGGAGACCATCCAGCTCGTCCAGCAGGGAACCAAGATAAAGGATCTGCTTCCACAG GGGATGGACCAGGACAGCTTTGAGAAGAAGCTCAACACCATGGAGCTGGGCTTCCTCCACAGCCAGCAGCTCTTCTGCCGGGACGTCCTGAAGCTGAAGCCGGGGCAGCGGGCGGTGGTCAGCAACGGCAGG ATTTTGGGGCCGTTtgacgaggaggaggagtttggCTTGGAGGACTTCCATTTGCTGGAGAAGATCACGCTCGGCACCTCGGCCCAGAAGATCAAAGCCCAGGTCAAGCAGACGGGCGCCAAAGGGAGACA GGCCAGTGATTTGGTGATGAAGGTCGACGCCCTCCTGACCGCAGCCCCCAAAGGAGAGCCCCGGAGAGACGTCAAGTTCGCCAAGGACAAGTTCAG TGTGCTCCACCTGTCTCcgcgggaggaggaggtgttCTACGacgtggtggcggtggtggacCCCCTCACCAGAGAGGCCCAGAAGATGTCCGCCCTGCTGATC GTGCTGAGCCGTGTGATCAATATGAACCTGCGGTTGTTCATGAACTGCCGGGCAAAGCACTCTGAGACACCCCTGAAGAG tttctaCCGCTTCGTGCTAGAGTCGGACGTGGCGTTCCTGGCGAACAACACCCTTTCGGCCGGCCCCATGGCCCACTTCGCCGACATGCCCGAGTCGCCGCTGCTCACCCTCAACATGATCACCCCCGAGAACTGGATGGTGGAGGCGGTCCGGAGCTCCTACGACCTGGACAACATCCACCTGCAGGAG GTGAGTGGCTCAGTGACTGCGGAGTACGAGCTGGAGTACCTGCTGCTGGAGGGGCACTGCTTTGACCTCTCCACGGGGCAGCCCCCCCGCGGCCTGCAGTTCATCCTGGGGACCAGGAACGACCCCCTGGTGCAGGACACCATCGTCATGGCAAACCTG GGCTACTTCCAGCTGAAGGCCAACCCTGGGGCCTGGGTGCTGAAGCTCAGAGAGGGCCGGTCTGAGGAGATCTACCAGATACTCGC gcATGACGGTACAGACTCCTCAGCAGAGGCGGGTGATGTCATTGTTGTGCTCAGTAGTTTCCTCAGCAAAATCATCAAAGTCAGG GTGCAGAAAAAGGCTGACAAACTGAGTGAGGATCTCCTTAGCGACGGTACAGAGAGCAAAGGACTTTGGGAATCCATAACAAG tctgaCCGGTGGGAGGTCAGAAGACGGGCAGAAGAAGGACGTGTTGAACATCTTCTCGCTGGCCTCGGGCCATCTGTACGAGCGCTTCCTGAG AATAATGATGCTCTCTGTGCTGAAGCACACCAAAACGCCTGTCAAGTTCTGGTTCCTCAAGAACTACCTCTCCCCTTCCTTCAAG gagTCCATCCCCCGCATGGCTGAGTCCTATGGCTTCAGATATGAGCTGGTTCAGTATAAGTGGCCCCGCTGGCTGCACCCGCAGACGGAGAAGCAGCGCACCATCTGGGGCTACAAGATCCTCTTCCTGGACGTGCTGTTCCCGCTGGCCGTCGACAAGATCATCTTCGTGGACGCCGACCAG atTGTGAGGGCGGACCTCACTGAACTCAGGGACCTGGATTTGGAGGGCGCCCCCTATGGGTACACCCCCTTCTGCGACAGCCGGAAAGAGATGGACGGCTACCGCTTCTGGAAATCCGGGTACTGGGCCTCCCACCTGGGGAACAGGAAATACCATATAAG TGCTCTGTACGTGGTGGACCTGAAGAAGTTCCGGAAGATCGCTGCCGGGGACCGGCTGCGTGGGCAGTACCAGGCCCTGAGCCAGGACCCCAACAGCCTGTCCAACCTGGACCAG gACCTCCCCAACAACATGATCCACCAGGTGGCGATAAAGTCCCTGCCTCAGGAGTGGCTGTGGTGCGAGACCTGGTGTGACGACACATCGAAGGCCAAAGCCAAGACCATCGACCTG TGTAATAACCCCAGGACTAAGGAGCCGAAGCTGACCGCGGCAGTGAGGATCGTGCCGGAGTGGGCGGAGTACGACAGAGCCGTAAAGCGCCTGCTAAAGAGCGTCCAGGACGCCGCAGAGGCCAAAGGTCATCCTTCATCAGCGCCACACAAAGAAG GCTTGCGGCGTGACGAACTTTAG
- the uggt2 gene encoding UDP-glucose:glycoprotein glucosyltransferase 2 isoform X2 has protein sequence MGYCLWLLVLALTCHRAQAAPKGVTASLNAKWPVTPLLLETSEFIAEDGEEKFWQFVETVKELTVYKNGESIRTYYNLIIKKAGQFVSDLQVSLLKFSLSLRAFSPAVHAFQQIANDEPPPEGCSAFVAVHGQHTCSTKEVKKLLKAAAGRPKPYLYKMDHRYPGGNVTELPVAILYAEIGTKKFNTFHKLLSEKAREQKLVYVLRHFVQEEKVGKMRLSGYGVELAIKSTEYKAVDDTQVKDSKAAPNAEEDENDEVQGFLFWKLKKSYPELQKQLGEFQKHLLESSNDMAPLKVWELQDLSFQAAARIMSATKFDALKLLRDISQNFPSQARSLTRVAVNQEMRREIEGNQKVLTETLGIQPGDASLFINGLHVDLDVHNPFSILDMIRGEARVLEGLFSLGLKGEAQSRLLRLPVHPQEDGYALDIRHPAVTWINDMETDPAYRGWPSSLQELLRATFPGVIRQIRRNLFNLVLFIDPAHEDTAELVRLAELFYSHKVPLRIGFVFVVSSDDKADGYVDAGVALFRVLSYIADEYDFSQAFLSMVSIYSRVEAGETLSVETVAAYLKKKFPNANAAKILGPESLYDDRRKAGSVFYRKSGLGPLPLALFNGVPLSSEEMDPDELETILLQRIMDATNFFQRAVVMGQLSDEADVVDFLMDQPNVVPRINPLILSTERRYLDFTASPVVNEWDDSSMFSYLDSKDKTAVLSANMKYLTKTDEEVVYGETIWIIVDLAVPAGRRLLANAVKHMKSSPNARVGVIANPASKLTEESTVIGRAIWASLLTQKAKDTFNFVQKLVKEETIQLVQQGTKIKDLLPQGMDQDSFEKKLNTMELGFLHSQQLFCRDVLKLKPGQRAVVSNGRILGPFDEEEEFGLEDFHLLEKITLGTSAQKIKAQVKQTGAKGRQASDLVMKVDALLTAAPKGEPRRDVKFAKDKFSVLHLSPREEEVFYDVVAVVDPLTREAQKMSALLIVLSRVINMNLRLFMNCRAKHSETPLKSFYRFVLESDVAFLANNTLSAGPMAHFADMPESPLLTLNMITPENWMVEAVRSSYDLDNIHLQEVSGSVTAEYELEYLLLEGHCFDLSTGQPPRGLQFILGTRNDPLVQDTIVMANLGYFQLKANPGAWVLKLREGRSEEIYQILAHDGTDSSAEAGDVIVVLSSFLSKIIKVRVQKKADKLSEDLLSDGTESKGLWESITSLTGGRSEDGQKKDVLNIFSLASGHLYERFLRIMMLSVLKHTKTPVKFWFLKNYLSPSFKESIPRMAESYGFRYELVQYKWPRWLHPQTEKQRTIWGYKILFLDVLFPLAVDKIIFVDADQIVRADLTELRDLDLEGAPYGYTPFCDSRKEMDGYRFWKSGYWASHLGNRKYHISALYVVDLKKFRKIAAGDRLRGQYQALSQDPNSLSNLDQDLPNNMIHQVAIKSLPQEWLWCETWCDDTSKAKAKTIDLCNNPRTKEPKLTAAVRIVPEWAEYDRAVKRLLKSVQDAAEAKGHPSSAPHKEGLRRDEL, from the exons ATGGGATACTGCCTCTGGCTGCTGGTGCTCGCGCTGACCTGCCATCGTGCCCAGGCTGCACCCAAAGGCGTCACTGCCAGCCTGAACGCCAAGTGGCCCGTCACACCTCTTCTGCTGGAGACGAG TGAATTTATTGCAGAAGATGGTGAAGAAAAATTCTGGCAGTTTGTCGAGACTGTGAAAGAATTAACAGTGTACAAGAATGGTG AGTCCATTCGCACGTATTACAACCTGATCATCAAGAAGGCGGGCCAGTTTGTGTCCGACCTGCAGGTCAGCCTCCTGAAGTTCTCCCTGTCCCTGAGGGCCTTCTCACCTGCGGTGCACGCATTCCAACAG ATAGCCAATGACGAGCCGCCACCCGAAGGCTGCTCCGCCTTCGTCGCCGTCCACGGccaacacacctgcagcacTAAGGAGGTGAAGAAGCTTCTGAAGGCAGCAGCAGGCAG GCCGAAGCCGTACCTGTATAAGATGGACCACCGGTACCCGGGAGGTAACGTGACTGAACTACCCGTGGCCATTCTCTACGCCGAAATCGGCACCAAAAAGTTCAAcaccttccacaagcttctgtCTGAGAAGGCTAGAGAGCAAAAGCTAGTCTACGTCCTGCGCCACTTTGTACAG GAAGAGAAGGTGGGAAAGATGCGGCTATCTGGATATGGGGTTGAACTGGCCATCAAAAGCACCGAGTACAAAGCAGTGGATGATACACAAGTGAAAG ATTCAAAAGCTGCGCCAAATGCTGAGGAAGATGAAAATGATGAAGTTCAGGGCTTTCTGTTCTGGAAATTAAA GAAGTCATACCCTGAGTTACAGAAGCAGCTGGGAGAGTTTCAGAAACACCTGCTGGAGAGCAGCAATGACATGGCGCCTCTCAAAGTGTGGGAGCTGCAAG aTCTGAGTTTCCAGGCAGCTGCCAGAATCATGTCTGCAACCAAGTTTGACGCCCTGAAGCTACTGAGGGACATCAGCCAGAACTTCCCCTCTCAGGCCAG ATCCCTGACCAGAGTGGCCGTAAACCAGGAGATGAGGAGAGAAATCGAGGGAAATCAAAAG GTTCTGACCGAAACATTGGGGATTCAGCCAGGGGACGCGAGCCTGTTTATCAACGGCCTCCACGTGGATCTGGATGTTCACAACCCCTtcag CATTTTGGACATGATCCGAGGGGAGGCCCGGGTCCTGGAGGGCCTGTTCAGCCTGGGCCTGAAGGGCGAGGCGCAGAGCCGGCTGCTCAGGCTGCCCGTGCATCCCCAGGAGGACGGCTACGCCCTGGACATCCGCCACCCCGCCGTGACT TGGATCAACGACATGGAGACGGACCCCGCCTACCGCGGCTGGCCCTCCAGCCTGCAGGAGCTGCTCCGCGCCACCTTCCCTGGCGTCATCCGCCAGATACGCCGTAACCTCTTCAACCTG GTGCTGTTCATCGACCCGGCGCACGAGGACACGGCGGAGCTGGTGAGGCTGGCCGAGCTCTTCTACTCACACAAGGTTCCCCTCAG GATCGGGTTTGTTTTTGTCGTCAGCTCTGATGACAAAGCCGACGGTTATGTGGATGCAGGAGTGGCTTTGTTCAGAGTGCTGAGCTACATCGCTGACGAGTACGACTTCTCCCAGGCCTTCCTGTCCATGGTGTCT ATATACAGCCGAGTGGAGGCGGGAGAGACTCTGTCTGTCGAGACGGTGGCTGCCTACCTGAAGAAGAAGTTCCCAAATGCCAACGCCGCCAAGATCCTCGGGCCGGAGTCTCTGTATGACGACAGAAGAAAG GCTGGAAGCGTGTTCTACAGGAAGAGTGGGCTGGGCCCCCTTCCCCTGGCCCTCTTTAATGGGGTCCCCCTGAGCAGCGAGGAGATGGACCCCGATGAGCTGGAGACCATCCTGCTGCAGCGCATCATGGACGCCACCAACTTCTTCCAGAGAGCCGTTGTCATG GGTCAGCTGAGCGATGAGGCGGACGTGGTGGACTTCCTGATGGATCAGCCCAACGTGGTGCCTCGCATAAACCCCCTCATCCTGAGCACGGAGCGGAGGTACCTGGACTTCACCGCCTCTCCAG TTGTGAACGAGTGGGATGACTCAAGTATGTTCTCCTATCTGGATTCCAAGGACAAGACTGCCGTCCTCTCTGCCAACATGAAATATCTGACCAAAACTG ATGAGGAGGTGGTTTATGGAGAAACCATCTGGATTATTGTGGATTTGGCGGTGCCAGCAGGGAGGAGGCTGTTGGCTAACGCTGTGAAGCATATG AAGTCCAGCCCGAACGCGCGCGTGGGAGTGATCGCCAACCCCGCTTCCAAGCTGACGGAGGAGAGCACCGTGATTGGCCGTGCCATCTGGGCGTCGCTCCTGACCCAGAAGGCCAAGGACACGTTTAATTTTGTCCAGAAGCTAGTGAAAGAGGAGACCATCCAGCTCGTCCAGCAGGGAACCAAGATAAAGGATCTGCTTCCACAG GGGATGGACCAGGACAGCTTTGAGAAGAAGCTCAACACCATGGAGCTGGGCTTCCTCCACAGCCAGCAGCTCTTCTGCCGGGACGTCCTGAAGCTGAAGCCGGGGCAGCGGGCGGTGGTCAGCAACGGCAGG ATTTTGGGGCCGTTtgacgaggaggaggagtttggCTTGGAGGACTTCCATTTGCTGGAGAAGATCACGCTCGGCACCTCGGCCCAGAAGATCAAAGCCCAGGTCAAGCAGACGGGCGCCAAAGGGAGACA GGCCAGTGATTTGGTGATGAAGGTCGACGCCCTCCTGACCGCAGCCCCCAAAGGAGAGCCCCGGAGAGACGTCAAGTTCGCCAAGGACAAGTTCAG TGTGCTCCACCTGTCTCcgcgggaggaggaggtgttCTACGacgtggtggcggtggtggacCCCCTCACCAGAGAGGCCCAGAAGATGTCCGCCCTGCTGATC GTGCTGAGCCGTGTGATCAATATGAACCTGCGGTTGTTCATGAACTGCCGGGCAAAGCACTCTGAGACACCCCTGAAGAG tttctaCCGCTTCGTGCTAGAGTCGGACGTGGCGTTCCTGGCGAACAACACCCTTTCGGCCGGCCCCATGGCCCACTTCGCCGACATGCCCGAGTCGCCGCTGCTCACCCTCAACATGATCACCCCCGAGAACTGGATGGTGGAGGCGGTCCGGAGCTCCTACGACCTGGACAACATCCACCTGCAGGAG GTGAGTGGCTCAGTGACTGCGGAGTACGAGCTGGAGTACCTGCTGCTGGAGGGGCACTGCTTTGACCTCTCCACGGGGCAGCCCCCCCGCGGCCTGCAGTTCATCCTGGGGACCAGGAACGACCCCCTGGTGCAGGACACCATCGTCATGGCAAACCTG GGCTACTTCCAGCTGAAGGCCAACCCTGGGGCCTGGGTGCTGAAGCTCAGAGAGGGCCGGTCTGAGGAGATCTACCAGATACTCGC gcATGACGGTACAGACTCCTCAGCAGAGGCGGGTGATGTCATTGTTGTGCTCAGTAGTTTCCTCAGCAAAATCATCAAAGTCAGG GTGCAGAAAAAGGCTGACAAACTGAGTGAGGATCTCCTTAGCGACGGTACAGAGAGCAAAGGACTTTGGGAATCCATAACAAG tctgaCCGGTGGGAGGTCAGAAGACGGGCAGAAGAAGGACGTGTTGAACATCTTCTCGCTGGCCTCGGGCCATCTGTACGAGCGCTTCCTGAG AATAATGATGCTCTCTGTGCTGAAGCACACCAAAACGCCTGTCAAGTTCTGGTTCCTCAAGAACTACCTCTCCCCTTCCTTCAAG gagTCCATCCCCCGCATGGCTGAGTCCTATGGCTTCAGATATGAGCTGGTTCAGTATAAGTGGCCCCGCTGGCTGCACCCGCAGACGGAGAAGCAGCGCACCATCTGGGGCTACAAGATCCTCTTCCTGGACGTGCTGTTCCCGCTGGCCGTCGACAAGATCATCTTCGTGGACGCCGACCAG atTGTGAGGGCGGACCTCACTGAACTCAGGGACCTGGATTTGGAGGGCGCCCCCTATGGGTACACCCCCTTCTGCGACAGCCGGAAAGAGATGGACGGCTACCGCTTCTGGAAATCCGGGTACTGGGCCTCCCACCTGGGGAACAGGAAATACCATATAAG TGCTCTGTACGTGGTGGACCTGAAGAAGTTCCGGAAGATCGCTGCCGGGGACCGGCTGCGTGGGCAGTACCAGGCCCTGAGCCAGGACCCCAACAGCCTGTCCAACCTGGACCAG gACCTCCCCAACAACATGATCCACCAGGTGGCGATAAAGTCCCTGCCTCAGGAGTGGCTGTGGTGCGAGACCTGGTGTGACGACACATCGAAGGCCAAAGCCAAGACCATCGACCTG TGTAATAACCCCAGGACTAAGGAGCCGAAGCTGACCGCGGCAGTGAGGATCGTGCCGGAGTGGGCGGAGTACGACAGAGCCGTAAAGCGCCTGCTAAAGAGCGTCCAGGACGCCGCAGAGGCCAAAGGTCATCCTTCATCAGCGCCACACAAAGAAG GCTTGCGGCGTGACGAACTTTAG